A genomic region of Ensifer adhaerens contains the following coding sequences:
- a CDS encoding NAD(P) transhydrogenase subunit alpha, with amino-acid sequence MANELLDKALADLDRAVEAVRTAAEYVPDSAGVIAHGATGGAIDPFVFRLAIFVLAIFVGYYVVWSVTPALHTPLMAVTNAISSVIVVGALLAVGISASGLATGFGFVALVLASVNIFGGFLVTQRMLAMYKKKDK; translated from the coding sequence ATGGCGAATGAACTTCTCGACAAGGCGCTCGCCGATCTCGACCGGGCGGTAGAAGCGGTTCGCACCGCCGCGGAATATGTGCCCGATTCGGCCGGCGTTATCGCCCATGGCGCCACCGGCGGAGCGATCGATCCCTTCGTCTTTCGCCTGGCGATCTTCGTTCTGGCGATCTTCGTCGGCTACTACGTGGTCTGGTCGGTGACGCCGGCGCTGCACACGCCGCTGATGGCGGTTACCAACGCGATTTCCTCGGTCATCGTCGTCGGCGCGCTGCTCGCCGTCGGCATCTCTGCCTCGGGCTTGGCGACCGGCTTCGGCTTCGTGGCGCTGGTGCTTGCCTCCGTCAACATCTTCGGCGGCTTCCTTGTCACCCAGCGCATGCTCGCCATGTACAAGAAAAAAGACAAGTGA
- a CDS encoding Re/Si-specific NAD(P)(+) transhydrogenase subunit alpha — MSEIVFVAKETDPNEGRVAASPDAVKKLKGLGFDVVVEAGAGFLSRIPDAEFEKAGARIGTTADAKTADVVLKVRRPTTAEIGSYKSGAIVIAIMDPYGNEAAIAEMAKAGLTAFAMELMPRITRAQSMDVLSSQANLAGYQAVIDAAYEYDRALPMMMTAAGTVPAAKVFVMGAGVAGLQAIATARRLGAVVSATDVRPAAKEQVASLGAKFIAVEDEEFKAAETAGGYAKEMSKEYRAKQAALVAEHIAKQDIVITTALIPGRPAPRLVTCDMLKSMKPGSIAVDLAVERGGNVEGAEAGKVAEVEGVKVIGHLNVPGRIAASASGLYAKNLVTFLETMVSKETKALAVNMEDELVKATALTHGGEVVHPNFGASKGDK, encoded by the coding sequence GTGAGCGAGATCGTCTTTGTCGCCAAGGAAACGGACCCGAACGAAGGTCGCGTTGCCGCATCACCGGATGCCGTGAAGAAATTGAAGGGTCTCGGCTTCGACGTCGTCGTCGAGGCGGGCGCCGGATTTCTGTCGCGTATTCCGGACGCCGAGTTCGAAAAGGCCGGAGCCAGGATCGGCACGACCGCAGACGCCAAGACGGCGGATGTCGTGCTCAAGGTCCGTCGACCGACGACTGCCGAAATCGGTAGCTACAAGTCGGGCGCCATCGTCATTGCCATCATGGATCCCTATGGCAACGAGGCGGCAATCGCCGAGATGGCCAAGGCGGGCTTGACCGCCTTCGCCATGGAACTCATGCCGCGCATCACTCGTGCACAGTCGATGGACGTGCTCTCGAGCCAGGCGAACCTCGCCGGCTATCAGGCGGTGATCGACGCGGCCTACGAATATGATCGGGCATTGCCGATGATGATGACGGCGGCCGGTACGGTTCCTGCCGCCAAGGTCTTCGTCATGGGTGCCGGCGTTGCCGGACTTCAGGCGATCGCGACGGCCCGCCGTCTCGGTGCCGTGGTCTCGGCAACGGACGTGCGTCCGGCAGCCAAGGAACAGGTCGCCTCACTTGGCGCCAAGTTCATCGCTGTCGAGGACGAAGAGTTCAAGGCGGCCGAAACCGCTGGCGGCTACGCCAAGGAAATGTCCAAGGAGTATCGGGCGAAACAGGCAGCACTCGTTGCCGAGCATATCGCCAAGCAGGACATCGTCATCACCACGGCGCTCATCCCCGGTCGTCCGGCGCCGCGGCTCGTTACCTGCGACATGCTGAAGAGCATGAAGCCGGGCTCGATCGCCGTCGACCTTGCGGTTGAGCGCGGCGGCAACGTCGAGGGCGCGGAGGCCGGCAAGGTTGCCGAGGTCGAGGGCGTCAAGGTCATCGGCCATCTGAACGTACCGGGCCGCATCGCCGCTTCCGCATCCGGCCTCTATGCCAAGAACCTTGTCACCTTCCTGGAGACGATGGTCTCCAAGGAGACCAAGGCGCTTGCGGTCAATATGGAGGACGAGCTCGTAAAGGCGACGGCGCTTACCCATGGCGGTGAGGTCGTGCATCCGAACTTCGGTGCCAGCAAGGGGGACAAGTGA
- a CDS encoding aa3-type cytochrome c oxidase subunit IV, whose amino-acid sequence MAEHHSGPVDVGAPMDYPEHEKTYLMFLSASKYGTMFCVALLIAMAAAFFTTMGFFSSLVLFVLLNVAGFFFLR is encoded by the coding sequence ATGGCTGAGCATCATTCTGGACCGGTCGATGTGGGCGCTCCGATGGACTATCCGGAGCACGAGAAGACCTACCTCATGTTCCTGAGCGCATCGAAGTACGGCACGATGTTCTGCGTGGCGCTGCTGATTGCCATGGCTGCCGCTTTCTTCACGACGATGGGCTTCTTCTCCTCGCTCGTGCTCTTCGTTTTGCTTAACGTCGCCGGTTTCTTCTTCCTTCGCTAA
- a CDS encoding N-acyl amino acid synthase FeeM domain-containing protein has protein sequence MGETAQQAEPGRFSEKLMQLLDRVEYRRVETGEDMEDIARLRYKSYKSVNLMELTGSTLIDDLDFDSHAYVFGLYLDEVLVSTVRVHHVTPDHRASTSGMIFAPEIDAFLDAGMVLVDPGRLAVDPDVIGDEMRALPYLTLRPVAMACEYFAADRCLTACRPRHAAFYKRIFASETVVAKRENLGVYNADGALLVAQVRGQRPSILDRYPVFDSEPFERRMMFADRSEVPFAPLTILPTARMAQSGYGRSYRTSVFR, from the coding sequence ATGGGTGAGACGGCACAACAGGCGGAGCCTGGGCGTTTTTCTGAAAAGCTGATGCAATTGCTCGATCGTGTCGAATACCGGCGGGTCGAGACCGGCGAGGATATGGAGGATATCGCGCGGCTGCGCTACAAGTCCTACAAGTCCGTCAATCTGATGGAGCTGACCGGCTCGACGCTCATCGACGATCTCGATTTCGACAGTCACGCCTATGTCTTCGGTCTCTATCTCGACGAAGTGCTTGTCAGCACCGTGCGCGTTCATCATGTGACGCCGGATCATCGCGCCAGCACGTCGGGCATGATCTTCGCTCCCGAGATCGACGCGTTCCTCGATGCCGGCATGGTGCTGGTCGATCCCGGCCGGTTGGCGGTCGATCCTGACGTGATCGGCGACGAGATGCGGGCGCTTCCCTATCTGACGCTGCGACCGGTCGCGATGGCCTGCGAGTATTTCGCTGCCGACCGCTGCCTGACGGCCTGCCGTCCGCGCCACGCGGCTTTCTACAAACGCATCTTTGCGTCGGAGACGGTTGTCGCCAAGCGCGAGAATCTCGGTGTCTACAACGCCGACGGCGCGCTTCTGGTGGCGCAGGTGCGGGGGCAGCGGCCGTCGATCCTCGACCGCTACCCGGTCTTCGATTCCGAACCGTTCGAACGCCGCATGATGTTTGCCGACCGCAGCGAGGTCCCGTTCGCGCCGCTGACGATCCTGCCGACCGCGCGCATGGCGCAATCCGGCTACGGTCGCTCCTATCGAACCTCCGTCTTCCGCTAA
- a CDS encoding putative bifunctional diguanylate cyclase/phosphodiesterase encodes MMRLGQSALPTDVYLSSVSSLYEHRKTLLIGMLSHVVTFLLVYLKTSDPLYLACSGVIFVLWALRNLDMARFDRQDFSNADRAMVRKWENRYIVGGVSVTLTCGIACGYAIAVSQDSFSELATISVTLASMISLVGRNYGSERAVLLLSSSACLPIVIGLITLQDVFMLALALLILPFILSTWMMANNVRAFLYENVLAAREIATIAGQFDAALNNMTHGLFMLDGDGRVVVANERASELLALGDRTELKDWLLDDVIRRGARRMRLDADKTKAISRQLDLLLKGKRPQVLIPVSEELHLEFSASRRDNGDIVLIFEDVTARVQADKQILHMVRFDKLTELPSRDYFGELVVAAASGDEKQERLVGLMVLDVTEFKHVNDMRGHIVGDKLLQAIAGRLKALVGDDAIAARLMGDEFVVFFPNAADVADLEERMRGLHSDLRGTYVAGGFTFNMTMSAGFVIAPNVDVKLEDLQIKADLALSETKLRNRGGCTAFEVEMDARYVDRQKLKADLREAINARNLTLSYQPMFAPSGGRVECCEALARWTHPERGPVPPNVFIQLAEELGLVTEITRFMLDHACRDCMDWPNEVSVSVNLSVLDLRSSEIVTMVTDALQATGLDASRLHLEVTESCLMDEPLKVQAILRELRGLGITIAIDDFGTGYSSLSYLDALPVDIIKIDRSFVRNIREDSRRFKLLRGTANLARALGLRIVVEGVETTDQLQLITEHNCADLIQGFVFAAPMPASAIATLCKNGVPKRGTKPSSKRIA; translated from the coding sequence ATGATGCGACTTGGACAGAGCGCTCTTCCGACTGACGTGTATCTGTCATCCGTGAGCTCGCTCTACGAACATCGCAAAACGTTGCTGATCGGCATGTTGTCGCATGTCGTGACGTTCCTGCTCGTCTATCTGAAGACAAGCGATCCGCTTTACCTTGCCTGCTCCGGCGTGATCTTTGTGCTTTGGGCGCTGCGCAATCTCGACATGGCGCGGTTCGACCGGCAGGACTTCTCCAATGCCGACCGGGCGATGGTTCGAAAATGGGAGAACCGCTACATCGTCGGCGGTGTCAGCGTCACGCTCACCTGCGGCATCGCCTGCGGTTATGCCATCGCCGTCAGCCAGGATTCCTTTTCCGAGCTCGCCACCATATCGGTGACGCTGGCCTCGATGATTTCGCTCGTTGGGCGCAATTATGGCTCCGAGCGGGCCGTACTTCTCCTGTCTTCGTCGGCGTGCCTGCCGATCGTGATCGGCCTGATCACGCTGCAGGACGTGTTCATGTTGGCGCTGGCATTGCTGATCCTGCCGTTCATCCTTTCCACCTGGATGATGGCCAACAATGTGCGCGCCTTCCTCTATGAGAACGTGTTGGCCGCACGGGAAATCGCGACCATTGCCGGCCAGTTCGACGCCGCGCTCAACAACATGACGCATGGCCTGTTCATGCTGGATGGCGACGGCCGCGTGGTGGTGGCCAATGAGCGCGCCAGCGAGTTGCTGGCGCTTGGCGACAGGACCGAGCTCAAGGACTGGCTGCTTGACGACGTGATCCGGCGTGGCGCGCGGCGCATGCGGCTCGATGCCGACAAGACCAAGGCGATCTCGCGCCAACTCGATCTCCTGCTCAAGGGCAAGCGCCCGCAAGTGTTGATCCCGGTGAGCGAGGAACTGCATCTCGAGTTTTCAGCCAGCCGCCGCGACAATGGCGATATCGTGCTGATCTTCGAGGACGTGACGGCGCGTGTGCAGGCGGACAAGCAGATCCTGCACATGGTGCGGTTCGACAAGCTGACGGAGCTGCCGAGCCGCGATTATTTCGGAGAGCTGGTCGTGGCCGCTGCAAGCGGCGACGAAAAGCAGGAACGGCTCGTCGGTCTGATGGTTCTCGACGTCACCGAGTTCAAACATGTCAACGACATGCGCGGCCATATCGTCGGCGACAAGCTGCTGCAGGCGATTGCCGGCCGGCTGAAAGCGCTTGTGGGCGACGATGCGATTGCCGCGCGGCTGATGGGCGACGAGTTTGTCGTGTTCTTTCCGAACGCAGCCGATGTGGCCGACCTGGAAGAACGGATGCGTGGCCTCCATTCGGATCTGCGCGGCACCTACGTTGCCGGCGGCTTCACCTTCAACATGACAATGAGCGCTGGCTTCGTCATCGCGCCGAACGTGGATGTGAAACTCGAAGACCTACAAATCAAGGCGGATCTTGCGCTTTCGGAAACCAAGCTGCGCAACCGGGGTGGCTGCACCGCGTTCGAAGTCGAGATGGATGCCCGCTACGTCGACCGTCAGAAGCTGAAGGCGGATTTGCGCGAGGCGATCAATGCCCGCAACCTGACACTCTCCTACCAACCGATGTTCGCGCCGAGCGGCGGCCGGGTCGAGTGCTGCGAAGCGTTGGCCCGCTGGACGCATCCGGAGCGCGGGCCCGTACCGCCGAACGTGTTCATCCAGCTTGCCGAGGAGTTGGGGCTGGTCACGGAGATCACGCGTTTCATGCTCGATCACGCATGCCGGGATTGCATGGACTGGCCGAATGAGGTGTCCGTCTCCGTCAATCTCTCGGTTCTCGACCTGCGCAGCAGCGAGATCGTCACGATGGTGACGGATGCGCTGCAGGCCACCGGCCTTGATGCGTCGCGGCTGCATCTGGAGGTAACCGAAAGCTGCCTGATGGATGAGCCGCTCAAGGTGCAGGCGATCCTGCGCGAGCTGCGGGGCCTCGGCATCACCATTGCCATCGACGATTTTGGCACCGGCTATTCAAGCCTCAGCTACCTCGATGCCCTGCCGGTCGACATCATCAAGATCGATCGCTCCTTCGTGCGCAACATCCGCGAGGACTCGCGCCGCTTCAAGCTCCTGCGCGGTACGGCAAATCTCGCCCGCGCGCTCGGCTTGCGCATCGTCGTCGAGGGCGTCGAAACGACCGATCAGTTACAGCTCATCACCGAGCATAATTGTGCTGATTTGATACAGGGGTTCGTCTTCGCTGCCCCCATGCCTGCTTCCGCAATTGCGACGCTTTGCAAGAATGGTGTGCCAAAACGGGGCACAAAACCCAGCAGCAAGCGCATCGCCTGA
- a CDS encoding gamma-glutamyl-gamma-aminobutyrate hydrolase family protein, with translation MSKPVVAIPCDFREFDGNVWHVVAHQYVRAAVEGAGVMPFLIPALESGNDVDEILDRVDGVLASGARSNVHPSLYGQEARDTDGPFDPGRDATSLPLITRALERGVPLLAICRGIQELNVALGGTLASEIQDQPGIWDHRKPDVKELDVAYGIRQDVIVKEGSCLAPVLGAGRIRVNSLHRQAIGAAAPRLAVEAVADDGTIEAVSVIGAKAFAVGVQWHPEYWVRTDTPSASLFKAFGDAVRTYAAGRLAA, from the coding sequence ATGTCGAAGCCTGTCGTTGCCATCCCCTGCGATTTCCGCGAATTCGACGGCAATGTCTGGCATGTCGTCGCCCATCAATATGTGCGCGCCGCGGTTGAAGGCGCAGGCGTCATGCCCTTCCTCATTCCAGCGCTCGAATCCGGCAACGACGTCGACGAAATCCTCGATCGCGTCGATGGCGTGCTTGCAAGCGGCGCCCGCTCGAACGTGCACCCGTCGCTCTATGGCCAGGAGGCCAGGGACACGGATGGCCCCTTCGATCCCGGCCGCGACGCCACGAGCCTGCCGCTGATCACCCGGGCGCTGGAGCGCGGCGTGCCGTTGCTCGCCATCTGTCGCGGCATTCAGGAACTGAACGTTGCGCTCGGCGGCACGCTCGCATCCGAAATCCAGGACCAGCCTGGAATCTGGGATCATCGTAAACCCGACGTGAAGGAACTCGACGTCGCCTATGGCATCCGTCAGGACGTCATCGTCAAGGAAGGCAGCTGCCTCGCTCCGGTGCTTGGCGCCGGCCGCATCCGCGTCAACTCGCTGCATCGCCAGGCAATCGGCGCCGCAGCCCCCCGCCTCGCAGTCGAAGCTGTCGCCGATGACGGCACGATCGAAGCGGTGTCAGTGATCGGCGCCAAGGCCTTTGCCGTCGGCGTGCAATGGCATCCGGAATATTGGGTGCGAACGGACACGCCCTCGGCCAGCCTGTTCAAGGCTTTCGGCGACGCCGTGCGGACCTACGCCGCCGGCCGCTTGGCCGCCTGA
- a CDS encoding 2-hydroxyacid dehydrogenase, which yields MHRTRVLVPGKINQRVIDRLADAFEVVRIESADPVLVTPDMRDVKAVAVAGRLPGALMDVLPQLEIIANFGVGYDGVEVARAAAKGITVSNTPDVLTEEVADTAIGLLLNTLRQLPRAEEYLRQGRWSRDGAFPLSPLSLRGRSVGLYGLGRIGLSIARRLEAFGVSIAYHTRSPREGLSYVYHPTLTGLAAAVDTLVVIVPGTEATRRTVNAEVLAALGGNGVLINVGRGSTVDEPALIAALQGGVIAGAGLDVFENEPQVPDALMALPNVSLLPHVASASVVTRNAMADLVADNIAAWFATGKALTPVPETPFTRRAV from the coding sequence GTGCACCGCACGCGCGTTCTCGTGCCCGGAAAGATCAACCAGCGGGTCATCGATCGACTGGCTGACGCGTTCGAAGTGGTCAGGATCGAGAGCGCCGACCCGGTATTGGTGACGCCGGATATGCGGGACGTGAAAGCGGTAGCTGTTGCCGGCCGGTTGCCCGGAGCGCTGATGGATGTCCTGCCGCAACTCGAGATCATCGCCAATTTCGGCGTCGGCTACGACGGCGTCGAGGTCGCGCGTGCCGCCGCCAAGGGCATCACCGTCAGCAATACGCCCGACGTGTTGACTGAAGAGGTGGCCGATACTGCGATCGGCCTGCTGCTGAACACGCTCCGCCAGCTTCCGCGAGCAGAAGAATACTTGCGCCAGGGGCGCTGGAGCCGTGACGGCGCGTTTCCGCTGTCGCCGCTTTCCCTGCGTGGCCGCAGCGTCGGCCTATACGGTCTCGGGCGCATCGGTCTTTCGATCGCCAGACGGCTGGAAGCCTTCGGTGTCTCGATTGCCTATCACACGCGCAGTCCGCGCGAAGGCCTGTCCTATGTCTATCATCCGACGCTGACCGGCCTCGCGGCCGCAGTCGATACGCTCGTTGTCATCGTGCCCGGAACAGAGGCGACGCGGCGAACCGTCAACGCGGAGGTGCTTGCGGCGCTCGGCGGCAATGGCGTGCTGATCAATGTCGGCCGCGGCTCCACTGTCGACGAACCGGCGCTGATCGCGGCGCTTCAGGGCGGGGTGATTGCCGGTGCGGGCCTCGACGTCTTTGAAAACGAACCGCAGGTACCGGATGCGCTGATGGCGCTGCCGAATGTCTCGCTGCTGCCACATGTGGCCTCGGCTTCAGTGGTGACACGCAACGCCATGGCCGATCTCGTCGCCGACAACATCGCAGCCTGGTTCGCGACCGGGAAGGCGCTGACGCCAGTGCCGGAAACGCCGTTCACGCGTCGCGCGGTCTGA
- a CDS encoding LacI family DNA-binding transcriptional regulator, which produces MAQKVKLSTIAETLGLSTATVSLALRDSPLVATVTRDKIKEQARALGYIYNRRAASLRTSRSGIIGVVVHDIMNPFYGEILKAIEAELDRDKQTFILSNHYDSVDKQRDFIETLLQLGGDGVIMSPAIGTPLEDIQLAEDNGMPAILIARSIEGVDVPIFRGDDAYGISLATNHLIGLGHRCIAMVGGTDQTSTGRDRYQGYVNALRKANIEVDPELRIPGPRTKQGGFEAAVHLLSLPQKPTAVVCWNDLVAIGMMNGIARAGLVPGVDISVTGYDDLEEASIATPALTTVWNGQADVGRSAARALLDKLSGSHEPDGIHLIKPEMRIRQSTGPLRVIA; this is translated from the coding sequence GTGGCGCAAAAGGTCAAGCTTTCGACGATCGCGGAAACACTCGGTCTTTCGACGGCAACGGTTTCCCTGGCCCTGCGTGACAGCCCATTGGTGGCGACCGTCACCCGCGACAAGATCAAGGAGCAGGCGCGGGCGCTCGGCTACATCTACAACCGCCGCGCCGCCAGCCTCAGAACGTCCCGTTCGGGCATCATCGGCGTCGTCGTGCACGACATCATGAACCCGTTCTATGGGGAAATCCTGAAGGCGATCGAGGCGGAACTCGACCGCGACAAGCAGACATTCATTCTCTCCAACCATTACGACTCGGTCGACAAGCAGCGCGATTTCATCGAGACGCTGCTGCAACTCGGCGGTGACGGCGTGATCATGTCGCCGGCGATCGGCACGCCGCTGGAAGACATCCAGCTCGCCGAGGACAATGGCATGCCGGCGATCCTGATCGCCCGGTCGATCGAGGGCGTGGACGTGCCGATTTTCCGCGGCGACGACGCCTATGGCATTTCGCTGGCGACCAACCATCTGATCGGCCTTGGCCACCGTTGCATCGCTATGGTTGGCGGCACCGACCAGACCTCGACCGGCCGCGATCGCTATCAGGGTTATGTAAACGCGCTGCGAAAGGCCAATATCGAGGTCGATCCGGAGCTGCGCATTCCCGGCCCGCGCACGAAGCAGGGCGGCTTCGAGGCGGCAGTGCACCTGCTCTCCCTGCCACAGAAGCCGACCGCGGTCGTCTGCTGGAACGACCTGGTGGCGATCGGCATGATGAACGGCATCGCGCGCGCCGGCCTCGTACCCGGCGTCGATATCTCGGTCACCGGCTATGACGATCTCGAGGAGGCGTCGATCGCGACGCCGGCGCTGACCACCGTGTGGAACGGCCAGGCCGATGTCGGCCGCAGTGCAGCCCGCGCGCTCCTCGACAAGCTTTCGGGTAGCCACGAGCCCGACGGTATCCATCTGATCAAGCCGGAAATGCGCATCCGGCAATCGACCGGTCCTTTGCGCGTCATCGCCTGA
- a CDS encoding MarR family winged helix-turn-helix transcriptional regulator has protein sequence MGKKSKAEKKGKNGKKKDEILIEPHDLPAILVQAARSMRTVLSRNLLESGLYAGQDGVMLALAETDGMTAGGLAARLGVKAPTMTRTIGRMEAQGFLERRPDEDDARLTKVYLTEPGRNRLQTIAEAGQHSEKLATRGLTDKQVRTLMKLLRAVDSNLQAARAAD, from the coding sequence ATGGGCAAGAAGAGCAAGGCCGAAAAGAAGGGCAAGAACGGCAAGAAGAAGGACGAGATCCTGATTGAGCCGCACGATCTTCCCGCTATCCTTGTCCAGGCTGCGCGCTCTATGCGCACCGTGCTCTCCCGCAATCTGCTCGAAAGTGGTCTCTACGCCGGACAGGACGGCGTGATGCTGGCGCTGGCCGAGACCGACGGCATGACCGCAGGTGGTCTCGCGGCCAGGCTTGGGGTCAAGGCGCCGACCATGACCCGCACGATCGGGCGGATGGAAGCACAGGGCTTCCTCGAGCGCCGTCCGGACGAGGACGATGCGCGGCTCACCAAGGTTTATCTCACCGAGCCCGGCCGCAACCGGCTGCAGACCATCGCAGAGGCGGGCCAGCATTCGGAAAAGCTCGCGACACGCGGCCTGACCGACAAGCAGGTGCGCACGCTGATGAAACTGCTGCGCGCGGTCGACAGCAATCTCCAGGCCGCCCGGGCCGCGGATTGA
- a CDS encoding creatininase family protein — MSMPEPRWQDNPTDLPPGARCNWIAVLPLGAHEQHGPHLPFETDTLIAQGIVSRTIAALPADLPVTFLPVEPVGYSVEHMDVAGSQTLGYDEAIERWLGIARDLHGLGIRKFVMLNAHGGNSPLTTIVATEARVCFNMLAVATSWTRFGQPEGWIAPEDKALDIHGGDIETSVMLALHPDKVEMAKAAHFSSRQAEFAARFKHLRAYGPHAFGWKMRDLSSDGVAGNAAAATAARGEILIAHAVQGFLELLEDIRDFDPGDLA, encoded by the coding sequence ATGTCGATGCCTGAGCCGCGATGGCAGGACAATCCGACCGACCTTCCGCCCGGTGCCCGCTGCAACTGGATCGCCGTGCTCCCGCTCGGCGCCCATGAACAGCACGGACCCCATCTCCCCTTCGAAACCGATACGCTGATTGCGCAGGGCATCGTCTCCCGCACGATCGCCGCATTGCCCGCCGACCTGCCGGTAACATTCCTGCCGGTGGAACCGGTCGGCTATTCCGTCGAGCACATGGATGTCGCCGGCAGCCAGACCCTTGGCTATGACGAGGCGATCGAGCGCTGGCTCGGCATTGCCCGTGATCTTCATGGGCTGGGCATCCGCAAATTCGTGATGCTGAACGCCCATGGCGGCAACTCGCCGTTGACGACCATCGTCGCCACCGAAGCGCGTGTTTGCTTCAACATGCTGGCGGTTGCGACAAGCTGGACCCGCTTCGGCCAGCCGGAGGGCTGGATCGCACCGGAGGACAAGGCGCTGGACATCCACGGCGGCGACATCGAGACATCGGTGATGCTGGCGCTCCATCCGGACAAGGTCGAAATGGCCAAGGCCGCACACTTCTCCTCGCGCCAAGCCGAATTTGCCGCGCGCTTCAAGCATCTGCGTGCCTATGGCCCCCACGCCTTCGGCTGGAAGATGCGCGACCTGAGTAGCGATGGGGTCGCCGGCAATGCGGCCGCTGCAACGGCAGCACGCGGCGAAATCCTGATCGCCCATGCTGTCCAAGGATTTCTCGAACTTCTCGAAGACATCCGGGATTTCGATCCGGGCGACCTGGCCTGA
- a CDS encoding glycosyltransferase family 2 protein: MKIVVGIATAGRREILSQTLLHLTRQDRRPDAIFVCPSASDDVDEAFARTLPVPVTIVAGERGLTKQRNAILASIGTSDLLVFFDDDFLPRSDFLAQAEKLFRSEPDIVVATGLVLADGIHGPGISVADGLEILRRDGGTTAGSPPTPVYNAYGCNMVFRFGAVQADGTRFDERLPLYGWQEDVDFCRRLSQRGRIVKSDALRGVHLGNKRGRTSGLRFGYSQVANPLYLFRKGTVSLKWALRLMGGNIAANLAGSLKPQGLVDRRGRLKGNVIAFLDLLRGRMDPLRMLEL; the protein is encoded by the coding sequence ATGAAAATCGTCGTCGGCATAGCGACCGCAGGCCGTCGCGAGATCCTGTCGCAGACCTTGCTGCACCTGACGCGGCAGGACCGCCGGCCCGACGCGATCTTCGTCTGCCCGAGCGCGTCCGACGATGTCGACGAAGCTTTCGCGCGCACGCTGCCAGTCCCGGTCACGATCGTTGCGGGAGAACGCGGGCTGACGAAACAACGAAACGCCATTCTCGCGTCCATCGGAACCTCCGATCTGCTCGTCTTTTTCGACGACGATTTCCTGCCGCGCAGCGATTTTCTGGCACAGGCCGAAAAGCTCTTCCGGTCGGAGCCCGATATCGTCGTCGCAACCGGCCTCGTTCTTGCCGACGGCATTCACGGCCCCGGCATATCGGTCGCGGATGGATTGGAAATCCTGCGACGCGACGGCGGGACGACGGCGGGCAGCCCGCCGACCCCGGTTTACAACGCCTACGGCTGCAACATGGTCTTCCGCTTCGGTGCCGTTCAGGCCGACGGTACGCGGTTCGACGAGCGCCTGCCGCTCTATGGCTGGCAGGAGGATGTCGATTTCTGCCGCCGCCTGAGCCAGCGTGGTCGGATCGTGAAGTCCGATGCCTTGCGCGGCGTACATCTCGGCAACAAGCGCGGCCGGACCTCCGGGCTTCGGTTCGGATACTCGCAGGTTGCCAACCCGCTCTACCTCTTCCGCAAAGGCACCGTCAGCCTGAAATGGGCGTTGCGCCTGATGGGCGGCAACATTGCCGCCAACCTCGCGGGCAGCCTCAAGCCGCAGGGCCTTGTCGACCGGCGCGGGCGCCTCAAGGGCAATGTAATCGCGTTTCTCGATCTGCTGCGCGGCCGGATGGACCCGCTGCGCATGCTGGAACTCTGA